The following coding sequences are from one Microtus pennsylvanicus isolate mMicPen1 chromosome 1, mMicPen1.hap1, whole genome shotgun sequence window:
- the Htr1f gene encoding 5-hydroxytryptamine receptor 1F, protein MDFLNSSDQNLTSGERLNRMPSKILVSLTLSGLALMTTTINSLVIAAIIVTRKLHHPANYLICSLAVTDFLVAVLVMPFSIVYIVKERWIMGPILCDIWLSIDIICCTCSILHLSVIALDRYRAITDAVEYARKRTPKNAGIMITIVWVISVFISMPPLFWRQQGTSRVNECVIKHDHIASTIYSTFGAFYIPLVLILILYYKIYRAARTLYHKRQASRMMKEEMNGQVLLGSGEKSMKLVSASYMLEKSLSDPSTDFDRIQSIVKSPRSELKHEKSWRRQKISGTRERKAATTLGLILGAFVICWLPFFVKELVVNVCDKCKLSDEVSNFLTWLGYLNSLINPLIYTIFNEDFKKAFQKLVRCRC, encoded by the coding sequence atggattttttaaattcatcAGATCAAAACTTGACCTCAGGGGAACGCTTAAACCGAATGCCATCCAAAATTTTAGTATCCCTCACTCTGTCTGGGCTGGCACTGATGACCACGACTATCAACTCCCTCGTGATTGCTGCAATCATTGTGACTCGGAAGCTGCACCACCCAGCCAACTATTTAATTTGTTCCCTGGCAGTTACAGATTTTCTTGTAGCTGTCCTCGTGATGCCCTTCAGTATTGTGTACATTGTGAAAGAAAGATGGATTATGGGACCAATACTCTGTGACATTTGGCTGAGCATCGACATCATCTGTTGTACTTGTTCCATCTTGCATCTATCGGTTATAGCCCTGGATAGGTACCGAGCAATCACAGATGCTGTTGAATATGCCAGGAAGAGGACTCCCAAGAATGCTGGCATCATGATCACCATTGTGTGGGTTATATCTGTGTTCATCTCTATGCCTCCTCTCTTCTGGAGGCAGCAAGGAACTAGCCGGGTTAATGAATGCGTCATCAAGCACGACCACATTGCTTCCACAATTTACTCCACGTTTGGAGCTTTCTACATTCCACTCGTATTGATATTGATCCTCTACTACAAAATATACAGGGCAGCAAGGACACTGTACCACAAGCGACAAGCAAGCCGCATGATGAAGGAGGAGATGAATGGCCAAGTCCTTTTGGGGAGTGGTGAGAAGAGCATGAAACTGGTCTCCGCATCCTATATGCTAGAGAAATCCTTATCTGATCCATCAACAGACTTCGATAGAATCCAAAGCATAGTGAAAAGTCCCAGGTCTGAGTTGAAGCATGAGAAATCTTGGAGGAGACAGAAAATCTCAGGCACTAGGGAACGCAAGGCAGCCACTACTCTGGGCTTGATCTTGGGTGCATTTGTAATATGTTGGCTGCCGTTTTTTGTAAAAGAACTGGTTGTTAATGTCTGTGACAAATGTAAACTCTCTGACGAAGTGTCAAATTTTTTGACATGGCTTGGTTACCTGAATTCCCTTATAAATCCACTGATTTATACAATTTTCAACGAAGACTTCAAGAAAGCCTTCCAAAAACTTGTACGATGTCGATGTTAG